One part of the Deltaproteobacteria bacterium genome encodes these proteins:
- a CDS encoding TolC family protein, with product MLSTFRCAVLALAALPGCFGAGGAAVHRLDRELDALEAVPPPAEAPFEGAAVLERSALVEEVLRRNPTIAAARYAWRAALARYPQETALEDPMFSYGLGPRTFTSDEAPQVGQRFELSQAFPFPGKRALRGTAALAEAEAAARDYQAVRLRLAAMASALYDDYWLVTQAARINGEHLALVHELREVATARYESGSAEQQDPLRAEVEETELLHQEVSLASARRITEQQLALLLHAPGGSPLPPPPDELVPVTVADPGAGTGPAPAERPELQAADARVRAREAGADLAQLAYFPDVRVLAVYDRFWEAGDMQPMVGFELNLPFQLARRRAALEQARAELGAARSERERMQDEIATEVATARERLAEARHLLELVRDRMLPAARDQLGAARAGYEAGRVDFADVIEAERALRKGTLASDEALAETSRRAAELAAALGRTPGEEPGGETPHEGGSHHE from the coding sequence ATGCTCTCGACATTCCGCTGCGCCGTCCTGGCGCTCGCGGCGCTGCCCGGCTGCTTCGGCGCCGGCGGCGCCGCCGTCCACCGGCTCGACCGCGAGCTCGATGCGCTCGAGGCCGTCCCGCCTCCGGCTGAGGCTCCCTTCGAGGGGGCCGCCGTCCTCGAGCGCAGTGCCCTCGTGGAGGAGGTGCTGCGCCGCAACCCGACGATCGCCGCCGCGCGCTACGCCTGGCGTGCCGCGCTCGCGCGCTACCCGCAGGAGACGGCGCTCGAGGACCCGATGTTCTCCTACGGGCTCGGGCCCAGGACCTTCACCTCGGACGAGGCGCCCCAGGTCGGCCAGCGCTTCGAGCTCTCGCAGGCCTTCCCCTTCCCCGGCAAGCGCGCGCTGCGCGGCACGGCCGCGCTCGCCGAGGCCGAGGCCGCCGCCCGCGACTACCAGGCCGTGCGCCTGCGCCTGGCCGCGATGGCCTCCGCGCTCTACGACGACTACTGGCTGGTCACCCAGGCCGCGCGGATCAACGGCGAGCACCTCGCGCTCGTGCACGAGCTGCGCGAGGTCGCGACCGCGCGCTACGAGAGCGGCAGCGCCGAGCAGCAGGATCCCCTGCGCGCCGAGGTCGAGGAGACCGAGCTCCTGCACCAGGAGGTGTCGCTCGCCTCGGCGCGCCGGATCACCGAGCAGCAGCTCGCGCTCCTGCTCCACGCGCCGGGCGGGAGCCCGCTCCCGCCGCCGCCCGACGAGCTCGTGCCGGTGACCGTGGCGGACCCGGGCGCCGGGACCGGGCCCGCGCCGGCCGAGCGCCCCGAGCTGCAGGCGGCGGACGCCCGCGTCCGCGCCCGCGAGGCCGGCGCAGACCTCGCGCAGCTCGCCTACTTCCCGGACGTCCGGGTCCTGGCGGTCTACGACCGCTTCTGGGAGGCCGGTGACATGCAGCCGATGGTCGGCTTCGAGCTGAACCTGCCCTTCCAGCTCGCCCGCCGGCGCGCGGCGCTCGAGCAGGCACGGGCGGAGCTCGGCGCGGCCCGCAGCGAGCGGGAGCGGATGCAGGACGAGATCGCGACCGAGGTCGCGACCGCCCGAGAGCGGCTCGCCGAGGCCCGCCACCTGCTCGAGCTCGTGCGCGACCGCATGCTCCCGGCCGCGCGCGACCAGCTCGGCGCCGCGCGCGCCGGCTACGAGGCGGGGCGCGTCGACTTCGCGGACGTGATCGAGGCGGAGCGCGCGCTGCGCAAGGGCACGCTCGCGAGCGACGAGGCGCTGGCCGAGACGAGCCGCCGCGCGGCCGAGCTGGCCGCGGCGCTCGGCCGGACTCCGGGCGAGGAGCCGGGAGGAGAGACCCCGCACGAGGGAGGCAGCCATCATGAGTGA